TTCCGGTTTGCCGTGCTGTTTCCATGCAATACGAAAGCGTATAGATGAAGGTGTAGACGCGGGTGCCAACGTCCTGAAGGTCCACCAGCAGGACGTCTACGGGGTCCAGCATGGCCGGGGTGGGTTTGCGGGTTTCGCCGTACAGGGAGAACACCGGCAGGCCGGTGGCGCCATCCTCCAGGTGGTCCGATTCGACCATGTTGTCCTGCTTTTCGGCAAAAAAGCCGTGCTGGGGAGAATAAAGCGCCTTGAGCTGTCCCGGAAGAGCTCGGGCGATTCGAAGCCGCGCGTGGATGAACCGGCTGTCCACCGATGCCGGATTGCACAACAATCCCATCCGTTTGCCCTTCACCGTATCGGGCGGTGCATCCAAAAAAACTTCGAGACCGGTCTTCACTTTTTCCATTCGCAGTTTCGCCTCAAGGTTCGCGGGTTGATCCTGTTTTTTCCCGTGAAGTGATTTATCACAGTGTCGGAGACAGAAAAAGTAGAAAACGATGCGCCAAACGGCTTGACACGGCTTGAAAGAAAAAATATAAAAAACGTTTTCGCTATAATTTCCGACAACGGGCCGCACCCTCGCGACATCTTCCAACAGGTTTTCGCCTTTTGCCGGCCGGCATTGTACAACGATTGGTAAAGGATCACTTGACCGGTGGAACTGGATTTACGTGGTATTGTCATCATCGTCGGCGCCTATGGCAGCGGGAAGACCGAAGTGGCCATCAATCTGGCCCTTGCCATGAACCATCGGGGAACCGAGGTCCGGCTGGCCGACCTGGATCTGGTAAATCCCTATTTCAGAACCCGTGAAGCCCGCCATGTTCTAAGGAGCCGGGGAATCGACGTCGTTCTGCCGGAGGACCAGTACATGCACGCCGATCTTCCCATCCTGACACCGAAGGTGTCCGGCATGCTGAAAAAGCCCACGGGTCTGACCCTGTTGGATGTCGGGGGCGACGACGTCGGGGCGACGGTGCTGGCGGCTCTGGCGGACTTCTTAAAAGGCAAGGTTCCTGAAGTCCTGCAGGTGATCAACCCCAACCGCCCCCATACCGACACGGTGGACGGCTGCCTGAAAATGCGCCGGGAAATCGAAAAGAGTTCCAAAATGACCATAACCGGCATCGTCGGCAACGCCAATCTGATGGAGGCGACCCGGGAGCAGGACATCCTCGATGGATACGATTTTGCGAGCCGGGTGGCCCAGGCCGCGGGTATCCCATTGCGGTTCATTACGATCCCGGCCGCCCTGTTGACCCGGATAGACAAAAGGAGTATTCATTGCCCGGTGCTGGCCGTAAAACGGCAGCTGGTGCCCCCCTGGATGAAAGCCGAATCATTGGATTTCAAATCTCAAGTTTGAAATTTCAAATGCGACGAAGGAGCAATGTATCATGGCATATCAACACCATATCGAGCGGGACCGGTGCAAGGGCTGCGGCCTGTGCATCACCGTGTGTCCCAAAAACGTTCTCGAAATTTCCCCCGATGTCAATGCAAAGGGGTATTTCCCGGCCTTTCAGGCGCGTCCGGACGACTGCATTCACTGCAGTATGTGCTGCATCATGTGCCCGGACGTGGCCATCACCATCACCGAAACCGAAGAACCCGCCGCCTGACCGCGGTTAATGGAGGAACACCATGGCAAAGGTATTGATGAAGGGAAACGAGGCCATCGGTGAAGCGGCGATCCGGGCCGGCTGCCTGAACTACTTCGCCTATCCGATCACACCCCAGTCCGAAGTGGCCGAGTATCTGGCCCGGCGCATGCCCGAGGTGGGCGGCGTCTTTCTTCAAGGGGAGAGCGAGGTGGCCGTAGGGTACATGCTTTTCGGCGCCTCTGGCGCCGGTGAGCGAGTATTCACCACTTCTTCCAGCCCGGGTATCAGCCTGATGAGCGAAGCCATCAGCTACATCGCCGCGGCCCAGTGTCCGGCGGTGTTCGTGAATATCGTGCGCGGCGGGCCCGGTCTGGGCGGCATTCTGCCTTCCCAGGGGGACTACTTTCAGGCCACCAAGGGCATCGGCCACGGCGACTGCCGGCTGCTGGTCATGGCCCCGGCCAGCGTCCAGGAGGCGGTCGAAATGGTGATGACGGCTTTCCCCCTGGCCGAAAAATATCGCAATCCGGTGATGGTGATCGGCGACGGACTCATCGGCCAGATGATGGAGCCGGTGGAATTTCCCGACCATCTGAAAACCGAACCGACCGACAAAAATGACTGGGCGACCAATGGCATGGACCATCGCGGCAGCGACACGCGCAATCTGGTCAAGTCCCTGTTTCTGGACCCGGTAGTCCTCAATGACAACAATCTCCAGCTCAAAGCCAAATACGACCGCATGCGGGCCGAAGAGGTGCGCTTCGAGGCCTATAATACGGATGGGCCGTACCGCTTGTTGATCGTCAGCTACGGGACCATGAGCCGGGTGTGCCGTACGTCCATCGACATGCTCAAGGCCGAGGGCATCGAGGTGGGCATGATCCGCCCGCAGACCCTGTTCCCGTTTCCCGAAAAGGCCGTTTCCGATGCGGCCGATGCACCGTCGTGCACCCATGTGATCAGCATCGAGATGAGTATGGGCCAGATGGTGGAAGACGTCGAGCGCAGCATCCAGGGCCGGCGTCCGGTGAGCTGGTACGGAAAGTGCGGCGGCGAAATCCCGACGCCGGAAGAGATCATCGAGGTGGTCAAGGAGCGTATCGGCTGATAGCCAACAGCCGTTTACAACGGTTGTCAGGCACCAATGCAAGGAGTAGATAACGATGGGAAAAACCTTTTCAAAACCGAGATCCCTCACGGATGCCCACACCCACTATTGCCCTGGATGCACCCACGGCGTCATCCATCGTCTGGTCGCCGAGGCCATCGACGATCTGGGAATTCGCCGACGCGTTGTCGGAATCGCTCCGGTGGGCTGCGCGGTACTGGCCTATAACTATTTCGACTGCGATTTCCAGGAAGCCGCCCACGGCAGGGCCCCGGCCATGGCCACGGGCATCAAGCGGGTGCGGCCCGATCTGATGGTCTTCACCTACCAGGGAGACGGCGACCTGGCCAGCATCGGCATGGGGGAAATCGTCCACGCCGCCAACCGCGGCGAGAAATTTACCACGATTTTCGTCAACAACGCGATCTACGGGATGACCGGCGGACAGATGGCCCCCACCACCATGCCGGGTCAGCGCGCCACCACCGCGCCCTTCGGCAGAAATGTGGAAGAAGTGGGCATGCCGATCAAAATGGCCGATCTCCTGGCGGCCCTGCAGACCCCGGCCTACATCACCCGACAGACCGTGATCCGGCCGAAATATATCAACAAGGCCAAAAAGGCGATCAAACAGGCGTTTACCTATCAGATGGAAAACCGTTGCTTCAGCCTGGTGGAGGTGGTCAGCACCTGCCCCACCAACTGGGGGATGACGCCCATGGAGGCCGTGGAGTGGACGGAAAACACGCTGTTGAAGTACTACCAACTGGGCGACTTTAAAGTCCCGGCCTGACCCCTGAAGGAGGCACCATGCAGAGCGAAATCATGTTCGCCGGATTCGGTGGACAGGGTATCTTGTTAATCGGCAAAGTCCTGGCCCATGCGGCCATGGAGGAGGGCTACGAGGTGGCCTGGATTCCCTCCTACGGCCCGGAAATGCGCGGCGGAACCGCATACTGCACCGTGGTGATCAGCGACCGTCCCATCGGTTCGCCCATCATTAAAAATCCGCTTCATCTGGTGGCCATGAACGGGCCGTCGCTGGAGAAGTTCGCGCCCACGGTCAAGCCCAACGGAATCGTCTTCGTCAACAGCTCGCTGATCTCCTTCGGGGCGAACAGGGACGATGTGGATGAACTGCGGGTCGACGTGGTGGGTATCGCCAAGAAACTGGGCAGCGTCAAGGCCGCCAACATCGTGGCCCTGGGAGCGTTTGTGGCCCGCAGCAAAATCGTCCCGCTGGAAACGATCAAGGCGTGCGTCAAGGAAGAGTTCAGCAAAAAGCCAAAACTGATACCGCTGAATATGGATGCCGTGGACGCCGGTGTAAAGGCCGCCCAGAAATAGACCCACCCATCACCGGGTTTTTGCGTTATTCCGTTGATCCCTATTTTTCATTTTTTCGATGGCCGGGCCATGGTGCCCGGCCGTTTGATTGCAAGGGCAAACCGATGAAACTGATGATCCCCGACCACATCCGGGCCATCTCCCCCTACGTTCCCGGCAAACCGTTGGAAGAACTCGAACGCGAATACGGCATCCGCAATTCGATCAAGCTGGCCTCCAACGAAAACCCTTTGGGCCCCAGTCCAAGAGCCCTGGAAGCCATCGGCAAGGGGCTTTCGTCCCTGCATCGCTACCCGGACGGCGCCGGCCACGATCTGATTCAAAAAATCGCCCGGGTCAATGACGTGGCACCGGAGAACGTAGTTATCGGCAACGGATCGGACGACATCATCGCCATGCTCGTCCAGGCGTTTGTCCGGCCCGGCAACCGTGTGATCGTGCCGTTGCCTTCTTTTCTCATGTACGACATTGCGGCCACTGCCGCCGGTGCCGTGGTCGACCGCGTCCCCCTCGACGGTCTGGGGTTGGACCTTACCGCCATGGCCGAGCGGGTGACGGCGGACACCCGGCTGATTTTCGTCTGTAACCCCAACAATCCGACGGGAACGGTAGTCACCCGCGCCGCCTTTGAAAACTTCATGGCGCGGCTGCCGGATCATGTGGTGGTCGTCGTCGACGAAGCCTATATCGAGTTCGCCAAAAATCCAGATTGCCTGAAAACCGGCAGCCCGGCGGACCTGACCCGCCCGCTGGTGACCCTGAGGACCTTTTCCAAGGCCTACGGACTCGCCGGACTCCGGGTGGGATACGGGATCATGCCCGCCGAACTGGCCGGATTGCTCCATCGGGTAAGGCTGCCCTTCAACGTCAATGCCTTGGCGCAGGCGGCAGCGGCGGCAGCCCTGGACGACCGGGACTTTCTGGAGCGTTCGGTCCGTCTGGTCCACGATGGGTTGGAAAGCCTTTATACGGCCATGGATTGCATGGAACAGGTTTACTTCAAGAGCGAATCCAACTTTTTTCTCATCGATGTGAATCAGCCGGCGGATGAGGTTTTTGAAAAGATGCTGAGACAGGGCGTGATTGTCAGATCCATGCGGGCTTACGGGTACCCGAACTATATCCGCATCAACGTGGGGCTGGAAGAAGAAAACCGGCGCTTTGTCCGGGCGCTGGAAACTGTCCTTCAATCATAGGTATTTAGGGGCATCGGTCAAATGAATACCACCCCTCCATTGCTGATCACCATCGACGGCCCGGCCGGCGCAGGAAAAACCACGGTCAGCAAGATGCTGGCACGGGAACTGGGATACCGGTACCTGGATACCGGCGCCCTGTACCGCGGCGTCGCCTACGAAGTCCGTGCCGCCGGGATTGCCGCGGATGACGATGCGGGTCTCGAGCGCGTCTGCCGGAGCCTGAAACTTGAATTTCAGGACAATCGGCTGACTTCCAACGGCGCGGACATCAGCCAGTTGATTCGTACACCGGAAATCACCATGCTGGCATCGGCGGTCTCGGCCCGCCCGGTGGTGAGGCAGGCCCTGCTGGACCTGCAAAGGGACATCGGCCGGGCCAAAGCGCTCGTGGCCGAAGGGCGTGACATGGGGACGGTCGTCTTTCCGGACGCCGATCTCAAATTCTTTCTGGACGCCTCGGTGCGCCAACGCGCCCGGCGCCGCTATGAGCAATACGGTGCGGCCGGGCAGCAGACGCTCGAGCGGATCGAGCAGGAGATCCGCCAACGGGACGCCAACGACAGCAGCCGGGATGTCGCTCCGCTCAAGCCGGCCGACGATGCCGTGATCATCGATTCGACGGCGATCGATGCTGAGCAGGTCGTCGCAAAGATGATGGCGCAGGTTGCCGCCATAATTCCCTAACAAAATTAACCATTGCATTTTGACGCACGCTTCTGTATGGTCTTTTGGCTATACTGCAGGCGTTGACGCTCGCACGTAAAATTCATGAGGCTAAGGGGGTAATCATCAGTCAATGGACAACTTTGTAGACAACGAATCAACCGAAGAAGAAGTCGAGAAAGACAGCGTTACCGGCGAAAGCATGGCCGAACTCATGGACCTGTATGAGGAAAGCTTCAAACGCTTTGCCGAAGGGGAAGTGGTCAACGGAAAAATCATTTCCGTGGACAAGGACCACGTCCTGGTGGACATTGGATACAAATCTGAAGGCCAGATTCGCATCCGGGAATTCGAAGTGGACGGTGAAGTCACCGCCAAGGTCGGAGACACCGTCGAGGTGATGGTCGAATGGTGGGACGACGAAAATGAAGTCGTGGTCCTGTCCAAGGAAAAAGCCGAGAAGGTCAAGGTCTGGGACGACATCAAAAAACGTCACGAGGCCGATGAAACCATCGCCGGCACGATCACCAACCGGGTCAAGGGCGGCTTCTCCGTGGATATTGGCGTTCAGGCATTTTTGCCCGGATCACAGGCGGACCTGCGCCCCATTCGCAACCTGGATGAAATGGTCGGCAAGGAATTCGATTTCAAGATTCTGAAATATAACCGCAAGCGCAGCAATATCGTGCTTTCCCGCAGAGCCCTGCTGGAAGAAGAGCGCGAAAAGAAGCGGACTGAAACCCTGGCCTCCATCCATGAAGGCAAGGTGGTTCCCGGCATCGTCAAGAATCTCACCGAATACGGGGTTTTCGTGGATCTCGGCGGTGTGGACGGACTGCTGCACATTACCGACATCTCCTGGGGGCGGGTCAAGCATCCCTCGGAGCTGTTTTCCGTGGGCGACGAGATCAACGTCAAAATTCTCAGCCTGGACCTGGAA
This window of the uncultured Desulfosarcina sp. genome carries:
- the cmk gene encoding (d)CMP kinase, with amino-acid sequence MNTTPPLLITIDGPAGAGKTTVSKMLARELGYRYLDTGALYRGVAYEVRAAGIAADDDAGLERVCRSLKLEFQDNRLTSNGADISQLIRTPEITMLASAVSARPVVRQALLDLQRDIGRAKALVAEGRDMGTVVFPDADLKFFLDASVRQRARRRYEQYGAAGQQTLERIEQEIRQRDANDSSRDVAPLKPADDAVIIDSTAIDAEQVVAKMMAQVAAIIP
- a CDS encoding thiamine pyrophosphate-dependent enzyme, whose product is MGKTFSKPRSLTDAHTHYCPGCTHGVIHRLVAEAIDDLGIRRRVVGIAPVGCAVLAYNYFDCDFQEAAHGRAPAMATGIKRVRPDLMVFTYQGDGDLASIGMGEIVHAANRGEKFTTIFVNNAIYGMTGGQMAPTTMPGQRATTAPFGRNVEEVGMPIKMADLLAALQTPAYITRQTVIRPKYINKAKKAIKQAFTYQMENRCFSLVEVVSTCPTNWGMTPMEAVEWTENTLLKYYQLGDFKVPA
- a CDS encoding cobalamin biosynthesis protein CbiA — protein: MELDLRGIVIIVGAYGSGKTEVAINLALAMNHRGTEVRLADLDLVNPYFRTREARHVLRSRGIDVVLPEDQYMHADLPILTPKVSGMLKKPTGLTLLDVGGDDVGATVLAALADFLKGKVPEVLQVINPNRPHTDTVDGCLKMRREIEKSSKMTITGIVGNANLMEATREQDILDGYDFASRVAQAAGIPLRFITIPAALLTRIDKRSIHCPVLAVKRQLVPPWMKAESLDFKSQV
- the vorB gene encoding 3-methyl-2-oxobutanoate dehydrogenase subunit VorB, which produces MAKVLMKGNEAIGEAAIRAGCLNYFAYPITPQSEVAEYLARRMPEVGGVFLQGESEVAVGYMLFGASGAGERVFTTSSSPGISLMSEAISYIAAAQCPAVFVNIVRGGPGLGGILPSQGDYFQATKGIGHGDCRLLVMAPASVQEAVEMVMTAFPLAEKYRNPVMVIGDGLIGQMMEPVEFPDHLKTEPTDKNDWATNGMDHRGSDTRNLVKSLFLDPVVLNDNNLQLKAKYDRMRAEEVRFEAYNTDGPYRLLIVSYGTMSRVCRTSIDMLKAEGIEVGMIRPQTLFPFPEKAVSDAADAPSCTHVISIEMSMGQMVEDVERSIQGRRPVSWYGKCGGEIPTPEEIIEVVKERIG
- a CDS encoding 2-oxoacid:acceptor oxidoreductase family protein, coding for MQSEIMFAGFGGQGILLIGKVLAHAAMEEGYEVAWIPSYGPEMRGGTAYCTVVISDRPIGSPIIKNPLHLVAMNGPSLEKFAPTVKPNGIVFVNSSLISFGANRDDVDELRVDVVGIAKKLGSVKAANIVALGAFVARSKIVPLETIKACVKEEFSKKPKLIPLNMDAVDAGVKAAQK
- the hisC gene encoding histidinol-phosphate transaminase — protein: MKLMIPDHIRAISPYVPGKPLEELEREYGIRNSIKLASNENPLGPSPRALEAIGKGLSSLHRYPDGAGHDLIQKIARVNDVAPENVVIGNGSDDIIAMLVQAFVRPGNRVIVPLPSFLMYDIAATAAGAVVDRVPLDGLGLDLTAMAERVTADTRLIFVCNPNNPTGTVVTRAAFENFMARLPDHVVVVVDEAYIEFAKNPDCLKTGSPADLTRPLVTLRTFSKAYGLAGLRVGYGIMPAELAGLLHRVRLPFNVNALAQAAAAAALDDRDFLERSVRLVHDGLESLYTAMDCMEQVYFKSESNFFLIDVNQPADEVFEKMLRQGVIVRSMRAYGYPNYIRINVGLEEENRRFVRALETVLQS
- a CDS encoding 4Fe-4S dicluster domain-containing protein, which codes for MAYQHHIERDRCKGCGLCITVCPKNVLEISPDVNAKGYFPAFQARPDDCIHCSMCCIMCPDVAITITETEEPAA